Proteins encoded by one window of Methylovirgula ligni:
- the fmt gene encoding methionyl-tRNA formyltransferase — protein MGTPDFSVPVLTEIAARGHDIVAVYTRAPKPAGRRGLETLPSPVALAATKLGLPILTPTSLRTPEAAALFASHKADIAIVVAYGLILPKAILDAPARGCLNLHASLLPRWRGAAPIQRAIMAGDRETGVAVMRMEETLDTGPVALEERVAIGAEMTAGELHDKLSSIGADLIARTLDLLAQDELTFTPQPTTGVTYAEKISKAEAVIDWSRDAAALHDLVRGLSPFPGAAFFVDLGKGAERIKVLRSHTVAMQGVPGTILDGDLTIACGRDALRLLEVQRAGRAPMSAAEFLRGARLARGALLRQPD, from the coding sequence ATGGGCACGCCCGACTTCTCGGTGCCGGTTTTGACCGAGATCGCTGCGCGCGGCCATGACATCGTCGCGGTTTATACGCGCGCCCCAAAGCCGGCCGGCCGGCGCGGGCTTGAGACCCTGCCTTCGCCAGTGGCGCTCGCCGCGACGAAACTGGGTCTTCCTATCCTCACTCCGACGAGTCTGCGTACGCCCGAAGCGGCGGCGCTCTTTGCCAGCCACAAGGCCGATATCGCGATCGTCGTCGCCTATGGCCTGATCCTGCCGAAAGCCATTCTCGACGCGCCGGCTAGGGGTTGCCTCAACCTGCACGCCTCGCTGCTGCCGCGCTGGCGGGGCGCGGCGCCGATCCAGCGCGCCATCATGGCTGGGGACCGCGAAACCGGCGTCGCGGTGATGCGGATGGAAGAAACCCTCGATACCGGGCCCGTCGCGCTCGAAGAGCGCGTCGCCATCGGCGCGGAGATGACCGCCGGCGAATTGCACGACAAACTCTCGTCGATCGGTGCTGATCTGATTGCCCGCACGCTCGATCTTCTGGCGCAGGATGAATTGACCTTTACCCCGCAGCCCACCACCGGTGTCACCTATGCCGAAAAGATCAGCAAGGCCGAGGCGGTGATCGACTGGTCGCGCGATGCAGCCGCTCTGCACGATCTCGTGCGCGGGCTGTCGCCGTTTCCGGGAGCCGCCTTCTTTGTCGATCTCGGCAAGGGCGCTGAACGCATCAAGGTTCTGCGCAGCCACACCGTCGCGATGCAGGGCGTGCCCGGCACCATTCTCGACGGCGACTTGACCATCGCCTGCGGCCGCGATGCGCTGCGGCTTCTCGAAGTGCAGCGCGCTGGCCGCGCACCGATGAGCGCCGCCGAATTTCTGCGCGGCGCACGGCTGGCGCGCGGCGCGCTGCTGCGGCAACCAGATTAA
- the truA gene encoding tRNA pseudouridine(38-40) synthase TruA has translation MPRYKLTIEYDGAGLVGWQRQANGPSVQEAIETALTAITGAAAPIRGAGRTDAGVHAVGQVAHADLARDWRPDVLRDALNAHLRPSRIAIVRAEPVPDTFDARFSAIRRHYLYKIVNRRSPLTLESGRAWLVKRKLDAAAMHEAAQVLVGRHDFSTFRDADCQAASPVRTLERLDVVQQGDVIEIYASARSFLHHQVRSMVGSLEHVGAGKWSREDLRAALEARDRSRCGTVAPAAGLYFLSVDYPEPGSGLPRGEDFSETGAK, from the coding sequence ATGCCGCGCTACAAACTCACCATCGAATATGACGGCGCGGGCCTCGTCGGCTGGCAGAGGCAGGCGAACGGCCCCTCCGTTCAGGAGGCAATCGAGACGGCGCTGACCGCGATCACCGGCGCCGCGGCGCCGATCCGGGGCGCGGGACGTACCGACGCCGGCGTCCATGCCGTCGGCCAGGTCGCGCACGCCGACCTCGCGCGCGACTGGCGGCCGGACGTCTTGCGCGACGCGCTCAACGCGCATCTGCGGCCGAGCCGCATCGCCATCGTCCGGGCGGAGCCGGTTCCCGACACATTCGATGCGCGCTTTTCCGCCATCCGGCGTCATTATCTCTACAAGATCGTCAACCGGCGCTCGCCGCTTACACTCGAATCGGGCCGCGCCTGGCTGGTGAAACGCAAACTCGACGCCGCAGCCATGCACGAGGCGGCGCAGGTGCTGGTCGGACGGCACGATTTCTCGACCTTCCGCGATGCCGATTGTCAGGCCGCGAGCCCGGTGCGCACGCTCGAGCGTCTCGACGTGGTCCAGCAAGGAGATGTGATCGAAATTTATGCGAGCGCGCGCTCGTTCCTGCACCATCAGGTGCGCTCGATGGTGGGCTCGCTCGAACATGTCGGAGCCGGGAAATGGTCGCGCGAAGATTTGCGCGCGGCTCTGGAGGCACGCGACCGCAGCCGTTGCGGCACTGTCGCGCCCGCGGCAGGATTGTATTTTCTGTCGGTGGATTACCCGGAGCCGGGCAGCGGTCTGCCCCGCGGAGAAGATTTCTCCGAAACCGGTGCAAAGTGA
- the rpoN gene encoding RNA polymerase factor sigma-54, translating to MALTTKLLLRQGQSLVMTPQLLQAIKLLQFSNMELAAFVQDELERNPLLERAEEAPDNEPAIEGDGGDYGDASAENDSSEAGETEWTSESFATDRGALEASLGTELSNAFEDDRAPTPAEHPAASEGLGLSSTSWSGAPSPASDGGEATNLEAYVAAELSLRDHLAAQLTLATKDPIERVIGHAIVDSIDESGYFTEPVAEVALRLGAPVERVEKLLATIQSFEPSGVGARNLAECLSIQLKEKDRFDPAMQALVARLDLVAKRDYAALRKLCGVSAEDVTDMIAEIKRLDPKPGRAFGGGIVQPVVADVIIRALPDGSWHVELNSEVLPRLLVNQVYATRVARAKASDIDRSFLSNCLQTANWLTKSLEQRARTILKVASEIVRQQDAFFAHGVEHLRPLNLKAIADAIGMHESTVSRVTSNKYISTPRGLFELKYFFTASIASRNGGDAHSAEAVRFRIRQMIEHESESDILSDDAIVEQLKKSNVEIARRTVAKYRESLRIPSSVERRRMRGLH from the coding sequence ATGGCGCTAACCACCAAACTCCTCCTTCGCCAGGGCCAGTCCCTGGTTATGACGCCGCAGCTTCTTCAGGCGATCAAGCTTCTCCAATTCTCAAACATGGAACTCGCCGCCTTCGTTCAGGACGAGCTTGAGCGTAACCCTTTGCTGGAACGGGCCGAGGAAGCACCGGACAACGAGCCGGCGATTGAAGGTGACGGCGGCGATTATGGCGACGCCTCCGCCGAAAACGATTCAAGCGAAGCGGGCGAGACCGAATGGACTTCGGAATCCTTCGCCACCGACCGCGGTGCCCTCGAAGCCAGCCTCGGCACAGAGCTTTCCAATGCGTTCGAGGATGATCGCGCCCCGACGCCGGCCGAACATCCAGCCGCCAGCGAAGGGCTGGGGCTCTCCTCGACCTCCTGGTCCGGAGCCCCCTCGCCTGCGTCGGACGGCGGCGAGGCGACCAATCTCGAAGCCTATGTCGCCGCCGAGCTAAGCCTGCGCGACCATCTCGCCGCGCAATTGACGCTCGCGACCAAAGACCCGATCGAGCGGGTGATCGGCCATGCGATCGTCGATTCGATCGATGAGTCGGGCTATTTCACGGAGCCCGTGGCGGAGGTCGCCTTGCGCCTCGGTGCGCCGGTGGAGCGTGTAGAAAAGCTTCTCGCCACCATCCAGAGCTTCGAGCCCAGCGGCGTCGGCGCCCGCAATCTCGCCGAATGCCTGTCGATCCAGTTGAAGGAAAAAGACCGCTTCGATCCGGCGATGCAGGCGCTCGTCGCGCGGCTCGACCTCGTCGCCAAGCGCGATTACGCCGCCCTGCGCAAGCTCTGCGGCGTCAGCGCCGAAGACGTGACCGACATGATCGCCGAGATAAAACGGCTCGACCCCAAACCCGGCCGCGCCTTCGGCGGCGGCATCGTGCAGCCGGTCGTCGCCGATGTCATCATCCGGGCCTTGCCCGACGGTTCTTGGCATGTCGAATTGAATTCCGAGGTCCTGCCGCGGCTGCTCGTCAATCAGGTCTACGCGACGCGGGTCGCCCGCGCCAAGGCCAGCGATATCGACCGCTCCTTCCTCTCCAATTGTCTGCAGACGGCCAATTGGCTGACCAAGAGCCTCGAACAGCGCGCCCGCACGATTCTCAAGGTGGCCAGCGAAATCGTTCGCCAGCAGGATGCTTTCTTCGCGCATGGCGTCGAACATCTGCGCCCGCTCAATCTCAAGGCGATTGCCGACGCCATCGGCATGCATGAATCCACTGTCTCGCGCGTCACCTCGAACAAATATATTTCCACGCCGCGCGGGCTTTTCGAGTTGAAATATTTCTTCACCGCCTCGATCGCCTCGCGCAATGGCGGCGATGCACATTCAGCGGAAGCGGTGCGATTCCGCATCCGGCAGATGATCGAGCATGAATCCGAGAGCGACATTCTCTCCGATGATGCGATCGTGGAACAGTTGAAGAAATCGAATGTCGAGATCGCCCGGCGCACTGTCGCCAAATATCGCGAGAGCCTGCGCATCCCCTCGTCGGTCGAGCGCCGACGCATGCGCGGCTTGCATTGA
- the hpf gene encoding ribosome hibernation-promoting factor, HPF/YfiA family encodes MTLRVSGKNIDIGDSLRTYVGARLDLVVLKYAAEPTGGHVTIEREGSGFRTDCTLHLDSGVTLQAEAEASDAYSSFNKAADRIENRLRRQKDRSRARTNNPAESAIATAAPVPHAINFSSEADEADEANPVVIAEAIGDVAELSVSAAVEKLDIGDASVVFFRHPGNRHINLVYRRTDGNIGWIDLSTPSAKASSL; translated from the coding sequence ATGACATTGCGCGTCTCTGGAAAGAACATCGATATCGGGGATTCGTTACGCACCTATGTCGGCGCACGGCTCGACCTCGTGGTCTTGAAATATGCGGCGGAACCGACCGGTGGTCATGTGACAATCGAACGGGAAGGCTCCGGCTTCCGCACCGATTGCACCTTGCATCTCGACTCAGGTGTCACATTGCAGGCGGAAGCGGAAGCCTCCGACGCCTATTCGAGCTTCAACAAAGCCGCGGACCGCATCGAGAACCGTCTGCGCCGGCAGAAAGATCGCAGCCGCGCGCGCACGAACAATCCTGCCGAATCCGCCATCGCAACGGCGGCTCCTGTGCCCCATGCGATCAACTTCTCCAGCGAAGCGGACGAGGCGGACGAAGCCAATCCGGTGGTGATCGCCGAAGCCATCGGCGATGTCGCGGAACTATCCGTTTCAGCCGCGGTGGAAAAACTCGACATCGGCGATGCGTCCGTCGTGTTCTTTCGTCATCCCGGCAATCGCCATATCAATCTGGTCTATCGGCGTACCGACGGCAACATCGGGTGGATCGATCTCTCCACCCCGTCAGCGAAAGCGTCATCTCTCTAA
- the ptsN gene encoding PTS IIA-like nitrogen regulatory protein PtsN, with translation MRLTDLIAPDAIVPSLRAGTKKLVLQELSERAARISGLPPREIFNALLQRERLGSTGTGSGVALPHAKLKKCLRIFGVFARLEKPVDFDAIDGEPVDLVLMLVAPELAGADHLKALARVARVLRDIAIATKLRATRDPAALYAVLTQEPASNAA, from the coding sequence ATGCGGCTCACGGATCTCATCGCCCCCGACGCCATCGTCCCGTCTCTGCGCGCCGGGACGAAGAAACTTGTCCTGCAAGAGTTGAGCGAACGGGCGGCGCGGATTTCCGGCCTGCCGCCGCGCGAAATCTTCAACGCGCTTTTGCAGCGCGAGAGGCTGGGCTCGACCGGCACAGGCAGCGGCGTTGCCCTGCCACACGCCAAACTCAAGAAATGCCTGCGGATCTTCGGGGTATTCGCGCGGCTCGAAAAGCCGGTGGACTTCGACGCCATCGACGGCGAACCCGTCGATCTCGTGTTGATGCTCGTCGCGCCGGAGCTTGCCGGCGCTGATCATCTGAAGGCGCTGGCGCGTGTCGCCCGGGTTCTGCGCGATATCGCGATCGCTACCAAATTGCGCGCGACTCGCGATCCTGCGGCGCTTTATGCGGTCCTGACTCAGGAGCCCGCCTCGAACGCCGCTTGA
- a CDS encoding long-chain-fatty-acid--CoA ligase → MPSAAQKPLAISSLPALLDEAVVRFGHQNALDFFGRKLTYAELGRLVDRTARGFQKIGVIHGTRVGLCLPNSPYFVIAYYAVLKAGGIVVTFNPLNVAREIARQVEDSGTTIMVTLDVEKIYPKVAAVPQASGLEKIIVCSLRAALPPLKGLLFGLFKAKELARIPRDARHIRFERLLADRSPITPVAINPVIDLAVLQYTGGTTGVPKGAMLSHANLTANVAQIKDRVPNLQPGRERALMLLPLFHIFGMTAGMNFCISLGAEIVLLPSFDLVQVLKFIASKKPTLFPGVPSLFATLSHKAAHSNFDLSSIRYCISGGAPLPLDTRQQFESLTGCKLVEGYGLTEASPVVAANPLDREYKNESVGPPLRDTIVEIRSLDEPAKILPAGERGEVCLRGPQIMAGYWRNLEETKAAFIGGALRTGDVGYLDKDGDLFLVDRIKDIIICNGFKIYPRLIEEALLQHPAVAEAVAIALPDAVRGQVPKAFVTLMPNTEATPGELLRFLSEHLSRIALPRVIEIRASLPKTNIGKISRKDLVLEEAEKSGAAAS, encoded by the coding sequence ATGCCAAGCGCCGCGCAAAAGCCCCTCGCGATCTCCTCCCTGCCAGCCCTGCTGGATGAAGCAGTGGTGCGCTTTGGCCACCAAAACGCCCTCGATTTTTTCGGACGCAAGCTCACCTACGCGGAACTGGGACGCCTCGTTGACCGCACCGCGCGCGGCTTCCAGAAGATCGGCGTGATCCACGGTACGCGGGTTGGGCTCTGTCTGCCCAATTCACCCTATTTCGTCATCGCCTATTATGCCGTGCTGAAAGCCGGCGGCATTGTCGTGACCTTCAACCCTCTCAATGTCGCACGCGAAATCGCCCGGCAGGTCGAGGATTCCGGCACGACGATCATGGTGACCCTCGATGTCGAAAAGATCTATCCCAAGGTCGCCGCCGTGCCGCAGGCGAGCGGCCTCGAAAAAATCATCGTCTGCTCGCTGCGCGCGGCGCTGCCACCGCTGAAGGGGCTGCTCTTCGGTCTGTTCAAAGCAAAGGAACTCGCCAGGATTCCACGCGACGCGAGGCACATCCGCTTCGAGCGCCTCCTCGCCGATCGCAGCCCGATAACGCCGGTCGCGATCAATCCGGTGATCGATCTCGCGGTGCTGCAATATACCGGCGGCACGACCGGCGTGCCGAAGGGCGCCATGCTCAGCCACGCCAACCTCACCGCCAATGTCGCGCAGATCAAGGATCGCGTGCCGAACCTGCAGCCGGGGCGCGAGCGCGCGCTGATGCTGCTGCCGCTGTTTCATATCTTCGGCATGACGGCGGGGATGAATTTCTGCATCTCTCTCGGCGCGGAAATCGTGCTGCTGCCGAGCTTCGACCTCGTACAAGTACTGAAGTTCATCGCCAGCAAAAAGCCGACCTTATTTCCCGGTGTCCCGAGCCTTTTCGCGACGCTGAGCCACAAAGCGGCACACAGCAATTTCGATCTTTCCTCGATCCGCTATTGCATTTCCGGCGGCGCGCCGCTGCCGCTCGACACCCGCCAGCAGTTTGAGTCCCTCACCGGATGCAAACTTGTCGAAGGCTACGGACTGACCGAGGCCTCGCCGGTCGTCGCCGCCAATCCGCTCGATCGGGAATACAAAAACGAATCCGTCGGGCCGCCGCTACGGGACACGATCGTCGAAATCCGCTCGCTCGACGAACCGGCGAAAATCCTCCCCGCCGGCGAACGCGGCGAAGTCTGCCTGCGCGGACCGCAGATCATGGCCGGCTATTGGCGCAATCTGGAGGAGACGAAAGCAGCCTTCATCGGCGGCGCGCTGCGAACCGGGGATGTCGGCTATCTCGACAAGGACGGCGATCTCTTTCTTGTCGACCGGATCAAGGACATCATCATCTGCAACGGCTTCAAGATCTATCCGCGTCTCATCGAGGAAGCCTTGTTGCAGCACCCTGCCGTCGCCGAGGCGGTCGCCATCGCCTTGCCGGACGCCGTGCGTGGACAAGTGCCGAAGGCCTTCGTCACTTTGATGCCGAACACCGAAGCGACGCCGGGGGAACTCCTGCGCTTCCTCTCGGAGCATCTATCGCGGATCGCGCTGCCACGGGTGATTGAAATCCGCGCGAGCCTGCCCAAAACCAATATCGGCAAAATCAGCCGCAAGGATCTGGTTTTGGAAGAAGCGGAAAAATCCGGCGCGGCCGCATCCTGA
- a CDS encoding ligase-associated DNA damage response DEXH box helicase, producing MAGRRTKARTANDDDRLLLPARFEAFFARRGWTPRAHQLALVKHAEAGEDVLLIAPTGAGKTLAGFLPTLIDLDRPRNRRSLHTLYLSPLKALATDVARNLEIPINEMNLAVRAETRTGDTSMSKRQRQRRDPPDILLTTPEQLALLLASADARHFFANLKRVVIDELHSLAASKRGDLLSLDLARLRTIAPQMRTTGLSATVRDPDELRRWLVSQPALAHLVNAPPGAKPDISILDTTEHLPWSGHTTRHAIAEVYGLIKQAHMSLVFVNTRALAEFAFAELWRINEEKLPIALHHGSLDVGQRRRVEAAMAEGRLRAVVCTSTLDLGIDWGDVDLVINLGAPKGASRLLQRIGRANHRLDEPSRAILVPSNRFEVLECRAAVDAAYAGEQDTAIARSGALDVLCQHILGMACAEPFFADELFREVTSAEPYRNLIREDFDAAVAFVAHGGYALASYERFAKIKQQKDGSWRIANGRVAQTYRMNVGTIVEADMLKVRLVRGAASERGAAYTGPLRRGGRVLGQIEEYFLETLAPNDTFLFGGEILALQGIVEDEALVSRARAEAPKIPSYDGGKFPLSTHLAARVRHMVANPKQWHELPEPVAEWLGLQAQRSALPPSGHLLVETFPRGNRFHLVAYPFEGRLAHQTLGMLLTRRMERAGLKPLGFVANDYAIGVWGAEDIAARIKAKRVSLASLFSEDMLGDDLEAWLLESSLMKRSFRNCAIISGMIERNFPGREKTGRQITVSTDLIYDVLRRHEPDHILLRATRQDAALGLLDLPRIAAMLSRVRGRIMHKALDHVSPLAVPILLEIGREAVYGEAREAILAEASAALAREAAEE from the coding sequence ATGGCGGGGCGCCGGACCAAGGCACGCACCGCGAACGACGACGACCGCCTCCTCTTGCCCGCGCGCTTCGAAGCCTTCTTCGCCCGGCGCGGCTGGACGCCCCGCGCGCATCAGCTCGCCTTGGTGAAACATGCCGAAGCCGGAGAGGACGTGCTGCTGATCGCCCCGACCGGCGCGGGCAAGACGCTCGCCGGATTCCTGCCGACGCTGATCGATCTCGACCGGCCGCGCAACCGGCGTAGCCTGCACACGCTCTATCTCTCGCCGCTGAAGGCGCTCGCGACCGATGTCGCGCGCAACCTCGAAATACCGATCAACGAGATGAACCTCGCCGTCCGCGCCGAGACGCGCACCGGCGATACATCGATGTCGAAACGCCAACGCCAGCGGCGCGATCCGCCCGACATTCTCTTGACGACACCCGAGCAACTCGCGCTTCTGCTCGCCAGCGCCGACGCGCGCCATTTCTTCGCCAACCTGAAGCGCGTCGTGATCGATGAATTGCACTCGCTCGCGGCCTCGAAGCGCGGCGATCTTCTGAGCCTCGATCTCGCGCGGCTGCGGACAATCGCGCCGCAGATGCGCACCACAGGCCTTTCCGCGACTGTCCGCGACCCGGACGAATTGCGCCGCTGGCTCGTCTCGCAGCCCGCTCTAGCGCATCTCGTCAATGCCCCGCCCGGTGCGAAGCCAGACATTTCGATTCTCGACACGACCGAGCATCTGCCCTGGTCGGGCCATACGACGCGCCATGCCATCGCGGAGGTCTACGGGCTCATCAAGCAGGCGCATATGAGCCTCGTCTTCGTCAACACGCGCGCGCTGGCCGAATTTGCCTTTGCCGAACTGTGGCGGATCAACGAGGAGAAATTGCCAATCGCGCTGCATCACGGCTCGCTCGATGTCGGCCAGCGCCGCCGCGTCGAAGCGGCCATGGCCGAAGGCCGCTTGAGGGCCGTCGTTTGCACCTCGACCCTCGATCTCGGTATCGACTGGGGTGATGTCGATCTCGTCATCAACCTCGGCGCGCCGAAGGGCGCCAGCCGGCTGTTGCAGCGCATCGGCCGCGCCAATCATCGGCTCGATGAGCCCTCGCGCGCGATCCTCGTGCCGTCAAATCGTTTTGAGGTGCTCGAATGCCGCGCGGCGGTCGATGCCGCCTATGCCGGCGAGCAAGATACCGCCATCGCGCGCAGCGGCGCGCTCGACGTGCTTTGCCAGCATATTCTCGGCATGGCCTGCGCCGAGCCGTTCTTCGCCGACGAGCTTTTCCGCGAAGTCACCTCGGCGGAGCCTTATCGCAATCTGATACGCGAGGACTTCGACGCCGCCGTCGCCTTCGTCGCGCATGGCGGCTACGCGCTCGCCTCCTATGAACGTTTCGCCAAGATCAAACAGCAGAAGGACGGCTCCTGGCGCATCGCCAACGGCCGCGTGGCGCAAACCTATCGCATGAATGTCGGCACGATCGTCGAAGCCGATATGCTGAAGGTGCGGCTGGTGCGCGGTGCCGCGAGCGAGCGCGGCGCGGCCTATACCGGGCCGTTGCGGCGCGGCGGGCGTGTGCTCGGCCAGATCGAGGAATATTTTCTGGAGACGCTGGCACCGAACGACACTTTTCTTTTCGGCGGTGAAATCCTCGCCCTGCAGGGCATTGTCGAGGATGAGGCGCTTGTCTCTCGCGCCCGTGCCGAGGCGCCGAAAATCCCCTCCTATGATGGCGGCAAATTTCCGCTCTCGACGCATCTCGCGGCGCGGGTGCGCCATATGGTGGCGAACCCCAAGCAATGGCATGAATTGCCGGAGCCTGTCGCCGAATGGCTCGGCCTGCAGGCGCAACGCTCGGCGCTGCCCCCGTCCGGCCATCTGCTGGTCGAGACGTTTCCGCGCGGCAACCGTTTCCACCTCGTCGCCTATCCGTTCGAGGGGCGGCTGGCGCATCAGACATTGGGAATGTTGCTGACGCGGCGCATGGAGCGCGCCGGCCTGAAGCCGCTCGGCTTCGTCGCCAATGATTATGCGATCGGCGTCTGGGGCGCGGAAGACATCGCGGCGCGGATCAAGGCAAAACGCGTGAGCCTCGCCAGCCTCTTTTCGGAAGACATGCTGGGCGACGATCTCGAAGCCTGGCTGCTCGAATCCTCTCTGATGAAGCGCAGCTTCCGCAATTGCGCGATCATTTCGGGGATGATCGAGCGCAATTTTCCCGGCCGCGAGAAGACCGGACGCCAGATCACCGTCTCGACCGACCTCATCTACGATGTTTTGCGCCGGCACGAGCCGGATCACATCCTGCTGCGGGCAACCCGGCAGGACGCCGCTCTCGGGCTGCTCGACCTGCCCCGGATCGCGGCTATGCTCTCGCGTGTCCGGGGGCGAATCATGCATAAAGCTTTGGATCACGTGTCGCCGCTGGCGGTGCCGATCCTGCTGGAAATCGGCCGCGAGGCCGTCTATGGCGAGGCGCGCGAGGCCATCCTGGCCGAGGCATCGGCTGCGCTGGCGCGGGAAGCGGCGGAAGAGTGA